One genomic region from Leifsonia poae encodes:
- the secF gene encoding protein translocase subunit SecF, with protein sequence MASRLTQFGNDLYTGARSFDFVGKRKIWYAIAAVMIIVAILIPVLKGGFNFSIEFRGGSQFQITKVDDTSQAKAQDALSSVVPNAVAHVTTVNNNSVRVQTDQLSEEQTKEVADALAKAYNVPITEVASTFVGPSWGADVTQQSIQGLVVFLLLAFIAMALYFRTWKMSASAIISLFHDLIITAGIYALVGFEVSPATMIGFLTILGYSLYDTVVVFDKVRENTKEEFELTRRTFAESVNLAVNQTLVRSINTAVVAVLPVASILFLGAFALGADTLRDISLALLIGIVVGTYSTIFLAAPMYSQFREGEAAVKKHDAKVLAIRPKAVKPEAAAVAAE encoded by the coding sequence ATGGCCAGTCGTCTCACGCAGTTCGGTAACGACCTCTACACCGGCGCACGCTCCTTCGACTTCGTCGGCAAGCGCAAGATCTGGTACGCCATCGCGGCGGTCATGATCATCGTCGCGATTCTCATCCCGGTTCTCAAAGGCGGATTCAACTTCAGCATCGAGTTCCGCGGTGGGTCGCAGTTCCAGATCACCAAGGTGGACGACACTTCGCAGGCGAAGGCGCAGGATGCGCTCTCCAGCGTGGTTCCGAATGCCGTCGCGCACGTCACGACGGTCAACAACAACTCGGTGCGCGTGCAGACCGACCAGCTCTCGGAAGAGCAGACCAAAGAGGTCGCGGACGCGCTGGCGAAGGCGTACAACGTTCCGATCACCGAGGTCGCCTCGACCTTCGTCGGGCCCTCGTGGGGTGCGGATGTGACCCAGCAGTCCATCCAGGGTCTCGTCGTCTTCCTGCTGCTGGCATTCATCGCGATGGCGTTGTACTTCCGAACCTGGAAGATGTCGGCCTCGGCGATCATCTCGTTGTTCCACGACCTCATCATCACGGCGGGGATCTACGCCCTCGTCGGGTTCGAGGTCTCGCCTGCCACGATGATCGGCTTCCTGACCATCCTCGGCTACTCGCTCTACGACACGGTCGTGGTGTTCGACAAGGTGCGGGAGAACACCAAGGAGGAGTTCGAGCTCACACGGCGCACCTTCGCCGAATCGGTGAACCTCGCCGTGAACCAGACCCTGGTGCGATCGATCAACACCGCCGTCGTCGCGGTGCTGCCGGTCGCCTCGATCCTGTTCCTCGGCGCCTTCGCGCTCGGCGCGGACACCCTGCGCGACATCTCGCTTGCGCTGCTCATCGGCATCGTCGTCGGCACGTACTCGACGATCTTCCTGGCCGCTCCGATGTACTCCCAGTTCCGGGAGGGCGAAGCCGCCGTCAAGAAGCATGACGCGAAGGTTCTCGCGATCCGCCCTAAGGCCGTCAAGCCCGAAGCCGCCGCGGTCGCCGCAGAGTAG
- the secD gene encoding protein translocase subunit SecD, giving the protein MAKSTPVKKAWRSLTWLGAIVVVLLGTLTAGVIWSNATWLPKLALDLQGGTQIILAPQVENGQTVQQQQLDQAVSIIRQRIDASGVSESEISTEGSRNIVVSIPGTPDQQTLDRIKASAKLDFRAVLAASGPTNEVVGADGKSTPAPTPAPGLQSTPSTKPTNGSDLAWVTPELQAQFDAYSCSSEAAKNNNSVAPADKPLITCEDNGSAKYILGPVEVKGQDIKDASSGLVQSSSGVTGQWGVNIVFNDEGTKAFATVTTRLNGLTGAQNQFAIVLDGKVISAPTTNAVITDGRPQITGNFTQTSAQTLADQLKFGALPFSFKVQSQDTISATLGSTQLLSGLIAGLIGLILVAIYTLFQYRLLGFVTIVSLVVAAALTYLTISLLSWHYDYRLSLAGVAGLIVAIGFTADSFIVYFERIRDELRDGRGLESAVEAGWKRAQRTIYASKATNLLAAVVLYVLAAANVRGFAFTLGLTTVIDVLVVMLFTHPTLQLLAKTRFFNSGNPWSGLDPQALGAVYRGAAQFRKPVDVSVGKAASAGKEAARRQTIAERKAAELASVSSSSDSKTGGKDS; this is encoded by the coding sequence GTGGCAAAGTCGACCCCGGTCAAAAAAGCCTGGCGTTCACTGACGTGGCTCGGCGCTATCGTCGTCGTGCTTCTCGGAACGCTCACGGCGGGCGTCATCTGGAGCAACGCGACGTGGCTGCCCAAGCTCGCGCTCGACCTCCAGGGCGGCACCCAGATCATCCTGGCGCCGCAAGTCGAGAACGGTCAGACCGTTCAGCAGCAGCAGCTCGACCAGGCCGTCTCGATCATCCGCCAGCGCATCGACGCTTCCGGCGTCTCCGAGTCGGAGATCTCGACCGAGGGGTCGAGGAACATCGTCGTCTCGATCCCCGGCACGCCCGACCAGCAGACGCTCGACCGCATCAAGGCCAGTGCCAAGCTCGACTTCCGCGCGGTTCTCGCCGCGAGCGGGCCGACGAACGAGGTGGTCGGGGCCGACGGCAAGTCAACGCCGGCGCCGACTCCCGCACCGGGCCTGCAGTCCACACCGTCGACGAAGCCGACGAATGGCAGCGACCTCGCCTGGGTGACACCGGAGCTGCAGGCGCAGTTCGACGCGTACTCCTGCTCGTCCGAGGCGGCGAAGAACAACAACAGCGTCGCGCCGGCCGACAAGCCCCTCATCACCTGTGAAGACAACGGCTCGGCGAAGTACATCCTCGGGCCCGTCGAGGTCAAGGGTCAGGACATCAAGGATGCGAGCAGCGGCCTGGTGCAGAGCTCCAGCGGCGTGACGGGTCAGTGGGGCGTGAACATCGTCTTCAACGACGAGGGCACCAAGGCGTTCGCCACCGTGACAACCCGCCTGAACGGTCTGACCGGTGCGCAGAACCAGTTCGCCATCGTGCTCGACGGCAAGGTCATCTCGGCGCCGACGACGAACGCCGTCATCACCGACGGTCGACCCCAGATCACGGGAAATTTTACGCAGACCTCGGCGCAGACGCTCGCTGACCAGTTGAAGTTCGGCGCGCTCCCATTCTCGTTCAAGGTGCAGAGCCAAGACACGATCTCGGCCACGCTCGGCTCGACCCAGTTGTTGAGCGGGCTGATCGCCGGTTTGATCGGCCTGATCCTCGTCGCGATCTACACCCTTTTCCAGTATCGCCTTCTCGGGTTCGTCACGATCGTCTCGCTCGTGGTCGCCGCGGCCCTCACCTATCTGACGATCTCGTTGCTTTCGTGGCACTACGACTACCGATTGTCGTTGGCAGGTGTGGCGGGTTTGATCGTCGCGATCGGATTCACGGCCGACTCCTTCATCGTGTACTTCGAGCGAATACGTGACGAGTTGCGCGACGGGAGAGGTCTCGAATCCGCCGTCGAAGCGGGATGGAAGCGCGCGCAGCGAACCATCTACGCGTCGAAGGCCACCAACCTCCTCGCCGCCGTGGTGCTCTATGTCCTCGCTGCCGCCAACGTTCGCGGATTCGCGTTCACCCTCGGTCTGACGACGGTCATCGACGTTCTCGTGGTGATGCTGTTCACGCACCCGACCCTGCAGCTGCTGGCCAAGACCCGCTTCTTCAACAGCGGGAACCCGTGGTCGGGTCTCGACCCGCAGGCCCTCGGCGCTGTCTATCGGGGCGCGGCGCAATTCCGCAAGCCGGTCGATGTGAGCGTCGGCAAGGCCGCCAGCGCCGGCAAGGAAGCGGCTCGCCGCCAGACCATCGCCGAGCGCAAGGCCGCCGAATTGGCATCTGTCTCTTCGTCCTCTGATAGCAAGACCGGGGGGAAGGACTCCTGA